The Dendropsophus ebraccatus isolate aDenEbr1 chromosome 3, aDenEbr1.pat, whole genome shotgun sequence genomic interval ATAATTCAGAACGGAAGCACGGAAccgattccccatagaaatcaatgaaatccatgtttttcatggatgtaccaggatgtgacatccgtgttcatctgtgaaaaacacggatgtgatgtaatcaatgtaatttaaaatgcttgaaacagatccgtgaaaaacacggacacgcagggctgtatttaccactaggcacccgtggtccggtgcctagggcagcaccttgcagggggacagaaattagtttccctcctcccattcagacttgccagtaaatctggtgtcttttccaggggggtggggggtatggtggtattggtcaggtctggtatcgccaataggtgcatgtagatggggcgtcttcaggtttagtgcctagtgcagcagcagctgttaatacagccctgcggacacggatgcaaaacagatGACAAAACAGATGACAACATGGATGGTTTTGCacagatcacggaggtagctagcagaccactttcacggaccaggaaaaacactaaacgtgtgaatgcagtcttaggcctggttcacacacaataaaataaaggcaaattatggctgtaaattaagaaaaaacatgtcagttttcaataTCGATTAATATGCAACATTAAAATCTATTGGAAAAATGTACCTCTGTGCACAAAGTAAATGAATAgctgttttttttacttaatgtgCCAATTTattaaatgtatactttttttttttatatgtatatatatatatatatatatatatatatatgttttttattatggaaacaAGTATGAAGAATTTGGTTGTTTTGGCTTGTTATGactgacctgtcattggctactgcagaacaaagtgaaggttttggagtggccatctcagtctcttgACCTGAAtttcattgagccactctggggaaatCTCAAAAATGTAGTTCATGCAAGAAagtacaggaactggaggcttttgccAAAAAGTATGGGcatctttaccatctgagaaaataaagagcctcaacTGCCAcaaaagctgtcattgatgttacagGGGTCAATACAcgatattaagaactggggtatgtaaacttttgatcagggtcatttggatgtttttctgTTGTCAATATGAttttaaaagagaaaacacaatagTTTGACATAGCtttacccaaccactaaccatgagtggaaaaaaagattttgtgttatcattcatgaTCActgtgataaaaagaaaaaaaaagaaaaaatttctgccggggtatgtaaatTTTTGAGCAAACTGTATGTATTGGTTTATTTATTACTATTAAATTAACATGGTAATAATCCTGCACAGTGTATGAAATAatgaattaaatttaaaaaagggaATAGTCATTTTTGTTTATTCAGCTTCACAAGGAAATGAAAGTTAATTGGTAAGTTTTATGACCCCCACAATGGTAACAATAAAATCTTTAACTCtcacaaaaaaataatatttcatAAGTCTCAGTTaacactaaaaacaaaaaaatgtgaaaaaaaaaacaattaaagttATGTAAAATGGTCAAGTAAAATAATTATGTGTGCTTAAGGCCCCAAATATCTGAATCTTTAAAGACTAGGATTTATAACTAATAGTCTGAATGATGccccatctattaaaaaaaaaaaaaaaaagggtgaaagcAGATAGCGAGGATCATCCCGGATGGATGTATTCATGCTGCCAATTATAACAACAAGAAATATTGAGATCAAGTATTCCTACAATACAATTGCCATACATTGCCAAAGTGTACCACCAAATATGCCCCactgtttttctcccctgtttagctcgtctaattttccatattattagaaaacattaaaaaactaAAGTTAAAATCCAAATTGAAAAAAGTATTCAATAATTTATTGGCATATGTTAAACAAATACAAAATATTAATTTCACAAATGTCGACAATTGAAAAAAGTCTTTGGCAGATGCAGCTACAAGAAAGTCTAGCGATTTTATGTGATCAATCCCACATAAGCAAAATTCCTCATAGAAtgaacacaaaaataaataaaattaaaaagttaACAGCAAAGATCTGTAAGTGATAATGATCACTATATAGGTGTTTATTGTTAGAGCTAATTTATTCCATGTGATCTCAATTCTCTACTTCTATTTTCTTAGAAATATTAACTCATCAATGGTAATTATGATTAAAATTCCAAAGTCCACACTGAAACTAACCAAATAAATGGAGGACTTCTGATCCTATTTCATGAGGGATTCTTTTTGACTTCATTAAAGACCAAATCATAAAGCAGTTTCTCATCAAGGGTGTCAAGTCAAAGACAAGAATTTCCTACATGCCTCTGAATAAGTATATGTTTttaatattaacaaaaaaaaaattggagtcaAATATCTTTAACAATATTTGGTAATATAGAGGTCCAAtaaaattatgtattttttttttacttttacgtctaagctgtaaaaaaaaaaaagaaaaaatcaaggcttgtgttaaaaaaatgaaaataatattATGAGCACCATAAAAATCAGTTACATGTGACTAAATTATTTATGAAGCAAGATAAAAACCAAATGAACAATCATCTATTGAGTATATCTGTTGGGATATGTTATCCAAAGTGTTTACACCAATTACATTGCTAATTGAATACAGtcaccagattgtatctcctTTCCCTGTGGCTGTTCTATATCCTTATTGGACAAAGCTTTTATGATatgaaaaatatacattgtgcagcatacattgtatataatgCAATTTAGAATGTGTTTTTCTCATTGTGGTAATCTATATTACTAATCCTGGTGATGGTATTATATGAAATACATCATTAAGTTTGTAACTTGTATAACATGGTTATACAGACAGAGCTCATTCTATTCCAGAGCTTTACTCCAGGTTTGAGTAAAATGGTTGTACAGTACAATCTTAGATATGACATACAGCAGTGTATTTTCAGTatatacatttcccataatacatATTGCTGATAGCGGCGTCCCTCAGTTTTCTCAAGCTGCATATTATGGCACGTTTATTCTACATCATTCACGTCCGCCTTAAACTACAACGGTAGCCCAGTATTTTTCTATGGCCTCCCAATGCAATCTATCATTTCTGAAAATAGCAAAATAATTATTGAATTACTCCATAAATACAGAAGGTAGACACTTAGAAACACAAATATTATTTGCAGATAACTGTCGCCCAGTTAAGTGGTCCTATGGAGAGTGGACCAATGACCAGCAGTCCTGTGTATCACTGCTTGTTCCTGGAGAAGAGTCACTGCAGTGGTCCATCATACTCCACTCTTGTATATTTGATAATTGTGGCTCAGGTTCAAAGATGCCCAAAATTGTTGTTTGAGACGCTGCTCCACCTTTTGTTATAGCCTGGTCTCCAAGTATATTGATAAGGAAATTGATATATTTCATAGCCAGTCTTAGAGTTTCATTTTTGCTTAATTTCTTATCAGGTGGGTGAGTAGGAATGAGTTTCCTGAGCTCAGCAAAAGCACTATTGACATTCTGCTGCCTCCACCGTTCTCTTGTGTTGGTGAAGATCTTGCGGGTCATTTTTCCAGAGAGTTTTCTACaacaaattaataaaattaattGTAAATAAATCCATAAAAAGAAAAGATTAATAAGACACAAGTGAAGACCTTAGTGCTCGCTTGCATCATACTACAGATTAAATATTGCTTCCACATACATTCAGTTATTATCTTCTCTGCAGATGTCAGGTGAGTAAAAAGGGTATAAAATGCTAAAAATGGAGTTTGcttatttttaatttttcctAAATGAAATAGAgaattataaaaagaaaatctcTTAACAGTTGTCAACTCATTTAACCTTTCTAATAGATTTTATTGTATATGGTTTACAAACACATTCTGGCAGGGGGAAGAAGTATATAGTATTGTACAGAAGTATGCTATTGTTTTCTCTTAAAActgataataaataataaactgGAATGTTAAACATTAACCAGTATGTGCTACATTTATAGGAAACAACCCATATCAATGTATATTTCATACTGTGTTCTCTATGTTCTGTATCAATCGCAGGATAACCTACAGCCACAAATAATATCAGAAAAATATTTGTTTACCCCTGATAAGAAAATCTTTCCTAAGTCATCTTCCCTAAGCATCTCAGCACCAggtttttttaaacaaaagacAGCACGAGTAAATATTTATCCACAACAGGTGAATTCTTCATTATCATACCTTACATATACCTTTAACTATATGGTGTCATATGAAATGATTTCATGGATCAAATTTCAGACAATGAAaacaagaaaaaattattttcaagTCATATTGATTTTAAATAACATCACCTTCCTATAATTTAACTTATAACGGTGTAATGTTTTATCATAAAAGCtagtaaatatattttatttaaatataagaGAGATCACACTTAGCTGAATATTGCAATGCTACTGGAAATACATAAAGTTACAGTGTCTGTATATAGCAATAAAAAGTATATGAAGAcatgaacataaaatatataaaaaatgtaatcaAATGCCTTCATGTACAATAAACAACACTCACCTTAAAAGTCTTGAAAATATGATAAGCTCTTGTTCTTATGTTTAGAGAAACAAGTTAAACATCATGAATCTTCTCATACAGAATAAGCAGTTGTATCTAGGCAGCCCTGTCAACATGTGAATAGTGTCAAGCACTGAATGTGGAGCCCTCAGCCTCATTTATAAGAAGCCTGCCCCTTTGTCCGACGCGTGTCACTGCTGGTCCCGGAGATGCTTGCATATTTTTCTCTCCTCCTGGGAGATCAGTGGTTTGTACTAGTCCCTCCCTTATATTATTCTAAGCTGCACAGGTACTGTATACTGTTTGTCCTTGTAGGTCCATACTGAAATTAAAAGCCCCTCTTTGTGAGCAGCATACTAAAAGATAATCTATTTATAAGCTGCCTTAACTTGAGCCTGTCGTTAATATGATCCAAATATAAAATACAGATGTTATATAGTAGATTGTGTTTATATTTGTAAGACTGTATACTCTAAAGATTACATTTTCGTAATACATGACCATTTCAGGTTTATTAATGTATATTCTTGTGACCCAATAACTCAAAAGACATAATAATAGCTACAAAAAATATGTATTTCTAAGGTAACAAAATATACCACAGCTTGGTTGAAAGGCGTGACTTGTTCCTATAAGTGGTAGCAATTTCTGCTGTTGTTTTCAGATTGGTTACTACCAATATATAAACTCCTTGCAGATTTAGAATGTGAGCCCCATTGGGGTTAGGGACCAATTTAAGAGATTTATTTCCCTACAGCTCTGCAGAAtaagttggcgctatataaatgagggaattattattaatattataacaCTCTAGTCATAATTGAACCAACGGTTGTAGTGTAGTATTAAACTGTTTATGTAATTACATTAAAAAAGAGATAAAAATAGAGGGACAGGGACATGCTCAGTTAACGTCATTCATTCTCCTCCTGGGTATGGTGGCAAAGGCTGCCTCACCAGGCAGGTCTGGGGACCCCCATTCTCCTCATACAACTACTGTGCAttacagttaaggccctattacacagggcaattatctgCCCAATAAGACCCATTCGGGCAGATATCCCctatgaaataaagaaaatattgccttattgttgtctttcaacgtgttgacaaatcatgtgtgtttgttgtttgtaATAGGGGTTACGCAGTCTTTTATAGTAAGTCAGCAGCCAGTAAAAGTATAcagtaaataataaacatactgtatatactgtatatacttacctgcccacgctccctggtgtcctcctgtctCTTCCTAGCTGAGTGAAATCCAATGCTGAAGCTTCTACAACCGTCTCTGAAGGGACAGGtctctcaaccaatcactgtccgtggCGCTCTACCCTCtcggtcaatgattggctgacccACCTGTCACTTAAGAGATGGTTGTAGAAGTTTCAGCTGTGGCTCCGGTTAgctgggaagaggcaggaggacatcagggagtgtggactggtaagtatatatgcttattatttactatataaagctGGATTCTGCTTCTTTTACGCTCCCATAGAGCTGTCACTATCCAATTCACCTTTGACCTGGACTTCTGAATCTGTCTCACCCTATGGATTTGTAATTTCTCCCTGACCACCTGGTTCTGATTCTAAGCTGCACTTGATTACCCAATGCATCTCATGGCAACCTAGTGactactgacatgtcacttctttcggcggatagcggaatacgccggcccatagaatggtgtctatggagccggcggaaaggcgcgcgaccGTGCTCgcagacagccgacggaattccgctgagtttatccatgagaattccgtagtgtgaacccatcctagcTTGATTAACCACTTAGTGACCAAGCCAATTCAGGCCTTATTACTGAAaccttttcaccattttttttcaattattgtATTTTATGAGCTATAGCTTTTAAGGGCTCGCTTTTTGTGGGACAAGTTATTCTGGTGTTTATATAACTTACTGAAgttttagaagaaacatttttggGGGTGggatattgaaaaaaatatataaataaatatgttttaaaTATATACCATTCAAACCTTAATGGCTATTCAGATGAGAATCTTGTGGGGCTGTACTTTTGGCCCACTATATACATTTGAATATGCTTAATATATTGAATATGAGGGTAGATATGTTCTTTGCTTGTTTTGTACAGTTTAtgcaaaatgtaataaaaatttagatggtttaaaaaaatacatatgtaaTTCACTGTGTGTCTGATTGTGTCGCTACAATCCAAGAGctgtgatatatttttttttgcttaatggAGCTGGGTGGGTGCTTGTTTTTTCCCCGTGGGTGTGcagtgttgccatggcaaccatcaTATGATGATGTGTTGCTGGCCAGGATGTTAGGTTTTTACATCAGCCAGATATTATTTTTTAATGCTAGCAGCCTTTTTTAACATGCAGGGGCTTCCTGAGCCTGACTTAGGTATCAGTTCCTGTAGGTTACTGCATACAGCCGTTCTTTTTCCATATTGAGTCTTTTGTTCTCACTCTGCTTTGTTCCTGGACTATACTTCTTGCCTTATTGGGATTTGAAGCTGACAACCGTTTGGTTCTGAACCTCAGCTGCGGGGAAGAGAGAATGTTGGGGGACAGTCTGTGTGTTAAAGATGATGACATGGGGAGCAGGATTACCTAAGACCTTGTTGGCATTAGAACACGTCTTAAAACTAAGCTAGTAATCCCTTCCCAGATAAGGCTGTGTCGGCACCTCCATTTTAAACCCCCGTTCCCACATATGTTTGAGCTGTCACATCCTTGAATGAAAAGAGGCTGTCAAAGAAAGGCACCCGCCACCACTGTCGGGACCCGGGACACAACCCGTTCATATCCcgtcagttaaccctatagatgctggggTCAGTGCAactgcagcatctaaggggtgAACTGAGGaaaaattctccctctgttcacaaTCAGGGCTCTGCAAAGCGATTGCAGAGTCCAGATGGTAGCTACAATAACTGGAGGATTCCAGTGTCATAACTACGGAAGCTGATAAGGTTCTGCTCTAGGCACAATCTGATCAGCTATGAAGAATACAGTAATCTGATAGGGATAATATATTGCAATGCAGGCACTGCACTGTATTATGTATCAGATCAGATCGTCACACAGTTCCCTAGTGAGAGAGTAAAATaacatataaaagtaaaaaaaaaaaaataattaataattatCACAAAATCCCTGTGTccccaatgcaaataataaatgtataataaaaaaaagtacaaatattTGGTATTGCATAATAGAACCCACATGGTGACCAAAGAAAATTCAAAGTTAgaataaaaaactgaaaatgttaCGGATATTGACCAAAATCTACCATTAACCTAAGTAAAATATTTCATGAAAAGAACAAGTTAAGGATAAGttaaagtgaaacaggtcagatttgaatgATAGGCTCTGGTCCTTAATACCAAATTTAGCACAGTCCTAAAAGTTGCTATATCCTACAGTACATCACCAGATAGTGAATCTGATAAAAGATTGGATTAGGCCTCAAGGAGAGAATCAACCACATATGTAGGATTCCTGAATGTCACCCTAGGATCCTTACAGAGCATTGTATTGTAGGTATAtctgtggtctggggtctgagttTATTTGTATTGTTACAGACTCTAGGGATGGCTGCAGAAGCTAGATGGCAAAGATCTATCAGCAAAAAATGATCTGCTGTAGATTTCAGATACATTTTACACAAGTGTATGGCATAAATTATAGTTAATCTGCTGGGATCCACTCTTACTTTTACAGAAGGTGTTAAAAGGAACTAACAAAAGGTTCATACATACGAAGCTGCTGTTATGTACCTGTAGGCTTTCCGGTGAAGATTCTACAGATATCTTTTTCTTACCGATCATTTGCACTGTTTCATtgtagtttataaaaaaaaaatagtatttaaaTGGTGTCCTTGGTCCATTGGCATTCCCAGCTCCTCAGTGAGATAGCCTGCCAGCTTCTACGCCACCCACTCATGCATATGTATGTCTGCATAAAGTTATGTCTCCTTCCCCCACCGAAGATCTTATACTTATATCTTTAGAATCCGCACCAGAATGCCTACAGGCCGGACCGGCCTTAGACTTCATGGATGGAATTgagccccaccaccaccacctttctCATACTGCTTCATTCTTAATTATATTGGAATAAATGACTCCATATACAGCAAGACAGACTGGCAATATGCGATAAATGCCCAACTTAACaagacacattgtaatcaggtgtcaaatggtcacaattttatttaaattattaaaaaaaaaaacttcagaccCCCAACATACAAAgtcatcctccagcactcaggtgaggaaaaaacccctgtggaggataccttgagggagccatggctgaagAGCAACTCATGCAGTAGTAAAAAGCAGAAACTACAGACACCTAGTGTGATCGGTGGGCACCTGCTGTAATTGCATCAGGTCTCCTGCAGCTTTGCATTGCAAAGAGTAAAAGCAGTGgatgaaatatgcaaaaatagcTGGCATTCTATATGACATGTGGGTTTTGGTTGGTTACAGCACTACACTGCTACTGTAGATTAGATCCGGTGAGTTGCTGGTAAATCTAGTATACCAAGACCAGTgtcaccaataataccagtatacaagtgaCAAATATTCTGCTTcattattactagtgatgagcgaatagtgagatattcgaatattcgatattcgtacgaatatcccgcgaatgttcgaatattcgattgaatattcgatcccattaaagtctatgggaacaagtattcgattagtgaaaaacatctatttgaccatttggagggtgaaaccggaagctgggggatttgaatgcttatcgaatatttatcgaatattcgcgggatattcgtacgaatatcgaatattcgaatatctcactattcgatcaaacagtattcgctcatcactaatttttACCACTGCCATTGCCACCATACTGTTAGTGGATAAAATCCTATACTATGCTAAAACAACTATCGCCATATACAGCAAACATATATTGATACCAGCTGGACACAGGTTCTGCAGACTGTACAAACAATGGACGCGCACTTATgtctagtgactcacaggtgacatcctCACTGATCAGTCTTtcacttttcttttccttttccatCTTGCATTGCCCACAACTCTTCTTTGctgaatctgccagaaaaacattttaggtttCTTGCTCCTTACAATAATAGACTTcatctgtgcacccatatagtattaagcccCAATGCACCATgtaggccctctctgtgcccccgcatatttaaaggacaacgccagcgttttgtttttttttaccttaactaacacacattaaaaagttatataactttgtaatgtgtgtcagtcatcTGCCTGGAGCCGTTCTGCCTCTCCCCCCCATGGGACCCCGGAAgttcagaagaagatgaagacGTGTACGGGGTTGATGGGGACCGCGGCCGCcgggattctttttttttttttagtaaaatctcctctgtgcatctatatagtaattatgctcccttgtacccccatatagtagcaaaGCCCATCTATACATCCATATGGTAGTTGGGCCCTTCTATGCGCCAATATAGTggtccactctgtgcccccatagagttATTATGTCTCATCTGAGGCCCCATACAATAGTTAGGCATCCTCTGTACGGCCATACAGtacttaggccccctctgtgccccacatGGTGGTTAGGCCCCctatgcatccatatagtatgtAGAACCCAGTAGcaattatcccccatatagtttaCCACCCAGTGGGTAGTATCTCCCATGTAGGCATCACCTCAGTAAATGGCAACCCCACATAGGTAGTCCCCCTCCCAGTAAGTTAATCATGGTAGGAAGCCCCCATCAGTAAGTAGCATGACCCATGTTGGTAATGCTCCCCATTTAGGCGTCCCTCTCTgtacatataaaaatataatcaGCTGGCACAGTGTGCTGGCATCTTCTTTACCCTCCACTCTGTAACCAGTGCTCATGTCACATCATTTGAACGCTAGACCTAAGGGTGAGATAACGCCCTCTTATGACTGCAGGCATAACAGTGCTGGCAGTGCAGAGAGCCAGTGGCTTCTTAACTATGTCAATGTACCTCCTTTAACTGTAAGAGCTCATTACAAGATCTTTCAGTTAAAGTTCTAGGCGCAGCAACCAGTGGCCGAGCGGTCCCCACCAGAAGGGCCCTGGAACTTCACCGAACTTTCACCGAATGCTGACCCTGCCAATGACAGCATGGATGGGTAAGAAGCTCTATCATTCGTCCAGCCCATTGTCGCCCCCTAAAGCAATGTGGCAGCTGGCAGCCTGTGCAACCACAATGGTTGCAGATAGCTAAGGCCAGCCATGACTACAGGCACATAACAGCAGGTGTGTATGTATGAAAGGTGCAAACACATCGGATATGCCCAGGTATTTGCAAGCTTTCTGGTGTACAGAGCATGATAATTCCTCCCTATTAGCTTTCTTAACAAGTCTGCATGATTTTGTGTGGATTTGAAAATGCAAATTTACCTGCAGAGAATCTGTAGCCTTTCCATCTCATGTGACAGCGCCCTTAAAATGTTTAGTAATGTAGATTTGTGTACAGCTGAGCAAATGCATCTAAAATCTGTATGTTTTTATGACTAGCTTACAATACACTAAGAAGGTCCCAGCCACTGGCTTTACATTTGTTTCTCATACATTACCGACACCTGCCTTCCCAAGATTCTTTCTAGATTGGGGACTCTTCCTTCTTGGGTTAGCACTTAGTGACATTAAACTGCATAGCTGCACATGCCACTCGCCTACAGTACTAGTCTCACCTTTCTTACTAAATGAAGACAATTTCTTATTTTGCCTCATCTAGTAAATGAGTGCTCCTGTTTGTTAAGTGTTATGTTTCGCTTTACACATGGCCTCTTAGCAGGATTTGTTATGCTTTTTCCTTCGTTCAATAAGTGGGGGAGGTTGTgagggagaggaggtgagggtgcTGAAGTAGGAATTTACATAATCTGATTAAATGGGGATTATTTAGTGGTCGCTAAACAGGCTTAATGTGCTCGAGCTGCAAACCTTTACTATTCATTGCTCTCACAGCCCTGTGGTGAAACTGCACCTGCAGGACCAATGCCTGAAACTCTTCTGGGATCTCCCCAGTGCGGATCCATGGGAGGAGTCCTGGGACACCATGTTTCATGTGTACATAGCGAGTAATTGATCTGTCTGGATTAGTCTCAAGCAGGCCTGAAAATAAAAGCTGGGCCAGTTAGCTGTATCACGTAAGGTCATCGCTTTCTGAAAAGGCTAACTTGTCTACGTTTTTCCTCCATCTCTAGTCCAAAAACA includes:
- the TAL2 gene encoding T-cell acute lymphocytic leukemia protein 2 encodes the protein MTRKIFTNTRERWRQQNVNSAFAELRKLIPTHPPDKKLSKNETLRLAMKYINFLINILGDQAITKGGAASQTTILGIFEPEPQLSNIQEWSMMDHCSDSSPGTSSDTQDCWSLVHSP